In Capsicum annuum cultivar UCD-10X-F1 chromosome 11, UCD10Xv1.1, whole genome shotgun sequence, one genomic interval encodes:
- the LOC124888768 gene encoding uncharacterized protein LOC124888768 gives MTTNIAESVCAMLIDERDYPVVSIFNSIAKRFGEIFRERCAYVLKYKDNKFVPTVEKILRDNMSEGDPFYVENISRDKRQYTMFESGCTAKVDLLKRSCSCRKFNLVKKTCDHAMATLQLKHGEDYDLRVYDYSLPLYKLEEYFLAYSKSINVVPLEFEWRVPQELLDVNIIPPLVVTKLGRKKRKYVKGVANTFKSKRRNKCSLCKRPGHKRTTCNNNKS, from the coding sequence ATGACCACAAATATTGCCGAGTCGGTGTGCGCTATGTTGATTGACGAAAGGGATTACCCCGTGGTatccatattcaattcaattgccaAGAGGTTTGGTGAAATATTCAGGGAGAGGTGTGCCTACGTTCTCAAATATAAGGATAACAAATTTGTTCCTACCGTCGAAAAGATCTTAAGAGACAATATGAGCGAGGGTGACCCCTTCTATGTGGAGAACATAAGTAGGGATAAAAGGCAATACACTATGTTCGAAAGTGGATGTACGGCCAAAGTTGACCTACTGAAAAGGTCGTGTTCTTGCAGGAAGTTTAACCTGGTCAAAAAAACATGTGATCACGCGATGGCCACTTTACAATTGAAGCACGGTGAAGATTATGATTTAAGAGTCTATGATTACTCTTTGCCCCTGTATAAATTGGAAGAGTACTTCCTTGcttattcaaaatcaattaatgttgtcCCTTTGGAGTTCGAATGGCGCGTTCCACAAGAATTGCTAGACGTGAACATTATTCCACCTCTCGTGGTCACCAAGCttggaagaaagaaaagaaaatacgtTAAGGGCGTAGCCAATACTTTCAAGTCAAAGAGGAGGAACAAATGTTCATTGTGCAAGAGACCCGGGCACAAAAGAACCACTTGTAACAACAACAAATCGTAG